In the Mycolicibacterium thermoresistibile genome, one interval contains:
- the rplO gene encoding 50S ribosomal protein L15, with amino-acid sequence MTIKLHDLRPAAGSKTSKTRVGRGDGSGRGKTAGRGTKGTKARKNVPVTFEGGQMPIHMRLPKLRGFRNRFRTEYAVVNVGDINRLFPEGGQVGIDELVAKGAVRKNTLVKVLGDGKLTVKVDVTAHKFSGSAREKITAAGGSATELS; translated from the coding sequence ATGACCATCAAACTGCATGACCTGCGCCCCGCGGCCGGGTCGAAGACCAGCAAGACCCGGGTGGGTCGCGGTGACGGTTCGGGCCGCGGCAAGACCGCGGGTCGCGGCACCAAGGGCACCAAGGCCCGCAAGAACGTCCCGGTGACGTTCGAGGGCGGCCAGATGCCGATCCACATGCGGCTGCCCAAGCTGCGTGGTTTCCGCAACCGGTTCCGCACCGAGTACGCGGTCGTCAACGTCGGGGACATCAACCGGCTGTTCCCCGAGGGCGGTCAGGTCGGCATCGACGAACTGGTGGCCAAGGGTGCGGTGCGCAAGAACACCTTGGTGAAGGTGCTCGGTGACGGGAAGCTGACCGTCAAGGTCGACGTCACCGCGCACAAGTTCAGCGGTAGTGCCCGCGAGAAGATCACCGCCGCCGGCGGTTCGGCGACCGAACTCTCCTGA